From one Felis catus isolate Fca126 chromosome E2, F.catus_Fca126_mat1.0, whole genome shotgun sequence genomic stretch:
- the LOC101093223 gene encoding zinc finger protein 211 isoform X1 gives MAAAARRDPAEVSVVAEVLWEPPQGSVTFEDVALYFSWEEWDLLDEDQRCLYHDVMLENFALTSSLGCGHGVDDEDVPLEESISVGVSQIRTLEADSSPQKAQPFEMHGPILRNILRLAEHQETYPGEKPYTCGKQFCLAANLQQYEGQHTREVPFRSYVDRASFIKSCTVHVSEKPLTCEETGKDFLTSMGFLQQQVTHTGEKLNNECETIFHNGKSRHHCGECKKAFSCTDTLAQDQRVLTREGLYECGKCGKACTRRCNLIQHQKVHTRERPYECSECGKFFTYYSSFIIHRRVHTGERPYECSECGKSFSQSYSLNSHRKVHTGEKPYECRECGKSFSQRSNLIQHQRVHTGERPYECSECGKSFSQNFSLIYHRRVHTGERPHQCGECGKSFSRSSSLIHHRRLHTGERPYECTKCGKSFKQSSSFSSHRKVHTGERPYECGECGKSFSHSSNLKNHWRVHTGERPIECSECGKSFSCKSNLVKHLRVHTGERPYECGECGKSFSQSSSLIQHRRVHTGKRPTECRECGKSFSSKSDFIQHQRFHTRERP, from the exons ATGGCGGCGGCCGCGCGCAGGGACCCGGCTGAG GTTTCCGTGGTTGCAGAAGTGCTTTGGGAGCCTCCACAG GGAAGTGTTACTTTTGAGGACGTGGCCCTATATTTCTCCTGGGAGGAGTGGGATCTCCTGGATGAGGATCAGAGATGCCTGTACCACgatgtgatgctggagaacttTGCGCTCACATCCTCACTAG GTTGTGGGCACGGAGTGGACGATGAGGATGTACCTTTGGAAGAGAGCATTTCTGTAGGAGTGTCACAGATCAGGACTCTTGAGGCAGATTCATCTCCCCAGAAGGCCCAGCCCTTTGAGATGCACGGTCCGATCTTGAGAAACATTCTGCGCTTGGCTGAGCACCAGGAAACTTATCCTGGGGAAAAACCATATACATGTGGGAAACAATTCTGTTTAGCTGCCAACCTTCAACAGTACGAGGGGCAGCACACTAGAGAGGTTCCCTTCAGAAGTTACGTGGACAGAGCCTCGTTTATAAAGAGCTGTACAGTCCATGTGTCAGAGAAGCCCCTTACCTGTGAGGAGACAGGGAAGGACTTCTTAACCAGCATGGGATTTCTCCAACAACAGGTCACTCACACTGGGGAGAAGCTGAACAATGAGTGTGAGACTATCTTTCACAATGGAAAAAGTCGTCACCACTGTGGAGAATGCAAGAAAGCCTTCAGCTGCACAGACACACTTGCTCAGGATCAGAGAGTCCTCACTAGAGAAGGGCTTTATGAATGTGGCAAATGTGGAAAAGCCTGTACCCGAAGATGTAATCTCATCCAGCACCAGAAAGTCCACACTAGAGAAAGACCTTAtgaatgcagtgaatgtgggaaattctTTACCTACTACTCCAGTTTCATTATACATCGGAGGGTTCACACCGGAGAAAGGCCCtatgagtgcagtgaatgtgggaaatcctttAGCCAAAGCTACAGCCTCAATAGCCATAGGAaagttcacactggagagaaaccttatgagTGCAGGGAATGTGGAAAATCCTTCAGTCAAAGGTCCAACCTCATTCAACAtcagagagttcacactggagaaaggccttatgagtgcagtgaatgtgggaagtCCTTTAGCCAAAACTTCAGTCTCATTTACCACAggagagttcacactggagaaaggcctCATCAGTGCGGCGAATGTGGGAAATCCTTTAGCCGAAGCTCCAGCCTCATTCACCACAGAAGActtcacactggagaaaggccttatgagtgcACTAAATGTGGGAAATCCTTTAAGCAAAGTTCCAGCTTCAGTTCACATCGGAAAGTCCACACaggagaaaggccttatgagtgTGGGGAATGTGGAAAATCTTTTAGCCATAGCTCCAACCTCAAGAACCACTggagagttcacactggagaaaggcctattgagtgcagtgaatgtggaaaGTCCTTTAGCTGTAAATCTAACCTTGTCAAACACCtgagagttcacactggagaaaggccttatgagtgTGGGGAATGCGGAAAATCCTTTAGCCAAAGCTCCAGCCTCATTCAACATCGGAGAGTTCACACTGGCAAGAGGCCTACTGAGTGCAGAGAATGTGGGAAATCCTTTAGCTCCAAATCTGACTTCATTCAACACCAGAGATTCCATACTAGAGAAAGGCCTTAG